ACCTGGTGTCTCGGGCGGCTCTCGCGGTGCTGGAGCGGGCGGGACTGACCGGAGGCCGGGCCGTCGGGCTCGAGATGCGGATCGGCAAGCGGATCCCTTCGGGCGGCGGCTTGGGCGGGGGCAGCAGCGACGCCGCCGCGACGATCGTCGGGCTGAACCTCCTCCTCGGGCTCGGCTGGTCCGTGAAGGAGATGGCGGACCTCAGCCAGGCCGTCGGCAGCGACGTGCCCTTCTTTTTCTTCGCGCCGAGCGCGCTGGTGCGGGGCCGGGGCGAGGAGGTGACGCCGGTCGTCCTGACCGGCGAACGGTGGATCGTGCTGGTGAACCCCGGCTTTCCGATCGAGACCGGCTGGGCCTATGGCCGCCTGGCGGGAGCGCGCACAGGCGTCCGGCCCCTGTCCGACCGGCTGACCGGTCTGATCGCGCAACCCTCGCTGTCGTGGGAAGAGGTCATTCCCTTGATGGAGAACGACTTCGAGGAGCCGCTTGCCCCCGCGCATCCGGCCCTGAGCGAGCTCAAGCGGGAGTTGCTCGGCCAGGGGGCGCAGGCGGCGCTCCTGTCGGGCAGCGGGGCCACGGTCTTCGGGGTGTTCGGGGACGAGCCGTCTGCGGCCCGGGCTTGCCGGCTCGTCGGACGGGTCGGCGGTCGGCGTGCCTATGTGGCCCGGACCGGCGGCGTGGTCTCGCCGATCGTCAGCGGGCAGCCACCCCTCCCTTTGACAGGGACCGGCTGGCCGGTCTCTCTCCCTCCATCCGTCGGTTGACAGCCTGCGGTTTTTTCCGATAGAGTACCCGCTCCCGTTGCAACCGTCCACGTAAGAGGGGCCGGCCGAGAGCAGGTCTACAGACCTGCCTGCGCGGCCTGGTGGAGGGGCGTATGCGCAAAGAACTGAAGCTGTTCACCGGCAACTCGAACCCCGCGCTGGCCAAGGAGATTTGCAACCATTTGGGGATCCCCCTGGGGGAGGCGACCGTGGCCTCCTTCAGCGACGGAGAAATCCGGGTCAAGATCGAGGAGAACGTCCGCGGCTCGGACGTGTTCCTGCTGCAGTCCTGCTGCCCGCCGGTGAACACGTCGATCATGGAGCTGCTCATCATGATCGACGCGCTGAAGCGGTCCTCCGCCTACCGGATCACGGCGGTCATTCCCTATTTCGGGTACGCCCGGCAGGACCGGAAAGACCAGCCGCGGGTGCCCATTACGGCCAAGCTCATGGCGGACCTGATCACGACCGCGGGAGCCGACCGCGTGTTGACGATGGATCTGCATGCGGGGCAAATCCAGGGGTTCTTCAACATTCCGGTGGACCATCTGTACGCGACGCCGGTGCTGCTCGATTACATCCAGAGGAAGGGATCGGGGGACCTGGTCGTGGTCTCCCCGGACGCCGGCGGGGTGGAGCGGGCGCGGGCCTTCGCCAAGCGCCTCCAGGCCCAACTGGCGATCATCGACAAGCGGCGGGAGGGGCCGAACAACGCCCAGGTCATGAACATCATCGGCGACGTGGAGGGGCGCAGCGCCCTGCTGCTGGACGACATGATCGACACGGCGGGCACGATCGTGCAAGGGGCGCAGGCCTGCGCGGAGAAGGGCGCGCGCATGGTCTGGGCCGGCTGCACGCACCCGGTCCTCTCCGG
This portion of the Nitrospirota bacterium genome encodes:
- a CDS encoding ribose-phosphate pyrophosphokinase, translating into MRKELKLFTGNSNPALAKEICNHLGIPLGEATVASFSDGEIRVKIEENVRGSDVFLLQSCCPPVNTSIMELLIMIDALKRSSAYRITAVIPYFGYARQDRKDQPRVPITAKLMADLITTAGADRVLTMDLHAGQIQGFFNIPVDHLYATPVLLDYIQRKGSGDLVVVSPDAGGVERARAFAKRLQAQLAIIDKRREGPNNAQVMNIIGDVEGRSALLLDDMIDTAGTIVQGAQACAEKGARMVWAGCTHPVLSGPALERLQSSCLTEVVVTNTIPLNGKELQCPKLRVLSVAPLLGEAITRIHEEESVSSLFA
- the ispE gene encoding 4-(cytidine 5'-diphospho)-2-C-methyl-D-erythritol kinase: MRNDEIQVRTPAKVNLILRVLDRRPDGYHNLWSLMQTVALEDELCIRLDRSSAGLRVACDDPAIPTDGRNLVSRAALAVLERAGLTGGRAVGLEMRIGKRIPSGGGLGGGSSDAAATIVGLNLLLGLGWSVKEMADLSQAVGSDVPFFFFAPSALVRGRGEEVTPVVLTGERWIVLVNPGFPIETGWAYGRLAGARTGVRPLSDRLTGLIAQPSLSWEEVIPLMENDFEEPLAPAHPALSELKRELLGQGAQAALLSGSGATVFGVFGDEPSAARACRLVGRVGGRRAYVARTGGVVSPIVSGQPPLPLTGTGWPVSLPPSVG